A section of the Quatrionicoccus australiensis genome encodes:
- a CDS encoding C40 family peptidase, with amino-acid sequence MQKVLATLFLASALFTGGITSACAAEQIRKEEQQSFFERYTNVAQDVILQGLKLVGVRYRWGGNDEDSGLDCSGFVRLVFKDSVGASLPRTAKEMSEVGQRIDSSQLKPGDLVFFNTMRRTFSHVGIYLGDNHFLHAPRTGAEVRVENMENSYWMQRYNGARRIIDN; translated from the coding sequence ATGCAAAAAGTTTTAGCTACCCTTTTCCTTGCTTCCGCACTGTTCACCGGCGGAATCACCTCGGCCTGCGCGGCCGAGCAGATTCGCAAGGAAGAGCAGCAGTCCTTCTTCGAACGTTACACCAACGTCGCTCAGGATGTCATCCTGCAGGGACTCAAACTGGTTGGCGTACGCTACCGCTGGGGTGGCAACGACGAGGATAGCGGCCTGGATTGCAGCGGCTTTGTCCGCCTTGTATTCAAGGACAGCGTTGGCGCTTCCCTGCCGCGTACCGCCAAGGAGATGAGCGAAGTCGGTCAGCGCATCGACTCCAGCCAGCTCAAGCCGGGCGATCTGGTGTTCTTCAACACCATGCGCCGCACTTTCTCGCATGTCGGCATTTACCTCGGCGACAACCATTTCCTGCACGCACCGCGCACCGGCGCCGAAGTCCGCGTCGAGAACATGGAAAACAGCTACTGGATGCAGCGCTACAACGGTGCGCGTCGCATCATCGACAACTGA
- a CDS encoding substrate-binding domain-containing protein, giving the protein MKKASCVFLLWLALSCAAATAQESRQQPPPGPAAQVGKKLVFIASDYRNGGVMGTYRGFEEAAKKLGWQVQLKNGNDSKSTQASLLRQAIAARPDGIVIGGFDPGEFRAEVASAKQGRIVLVGWHAAKEPGPTPDLFTNISTQPLDVAQIAADYVIRDARARQRPVGVVIFNDPQYAVANAKTAAMKKALENCPGYSACQVLAVENVAISAAAAAIPAVVARLAGKHGAAWTYSLAINDTYFDEINYPLIASRRTDIVNVSAGDGSLKALGRIASGIGQQAATVAEPLKLHGYQLADELNRAFAGFPPSGFQSKPILVTTELLQTTYGKFEATQAVEAAYSGIWDKK; this is encoded by the coding sequence GTGAAAAAAGCATCTTGCGTTTTCCTCCTCTGGTTGGCTTTAAGTTGCGCTGCCGCGACTGCCCAGGAATCGCGGCAACAGCCCCCGCCCGGCCCGGCCGCCCAGGTCGGGAAAAAGCTCGTATTCATTGCTTCCGATTACCGGAATGGCGGTGTGATGGGGACCTACCGGGGATTTGAGGAAGCCGCCAAAAAACTTGGCTGGCAGGTTCAGCTCAAAAATGGCAACGACAGCAAGAGCACCCAGGCCAGCCTGCTGCGGCAAGCAATTGCGGCGCGTCCGGACGGGATCGTCATTGGTGGCTTCGACCCGGGCGAGTTTCGCGCCGAAGTCGCCAGCGCCAAACAAGGCCGGATCGTTCTGGTCGGCTGGCATGCGGCGAAAGAGCCCGGCCCGACCCCCGATCTATTCACCAATATTTCGACCCAGCCGCTCGATGTGGCGCAAATCGCCGCCGATTACGTGATTCGTGACGCCAGGGCCAGACAGCGCCCGGTCGGCGTGGTCATCTTCAACGATCCGCAGTATGCGGTGGCCAATGCCAAGACGGCGGCAATGAAAAAGGCCCTCGAGAATTGCCCGGGCTACAGCGCCTGCCAGGTCCTCGCGGTCGAAAACGTCGCCATCTCGGCCGCAGCTGCAGCAATCCCCGCCGTTGTTGCCCGACTGGCCGGCAAGCATGGCGCGGCATGGACCTATAGCCTGGCGATCAACGATACCTATTTCGACGAAATCAACTATCCGCTGATCGCGTCACGCCGCACCGACATCGTCAATGTCTCGGCCGGCGACGGCTCCCTCAAGGCACTCGGCCGGATCGCCTCGGGCATCGGCCAGCAGGCGGCGACGGTGGCCGAACCGCTGAAACTGCACGGTTATCAGTTGGCCGACGAACTGAATCGGGCCTTTGCCGGATTTCCGCCGAGCGGCTTCCAGTCCAAGCCGATCCTGGTCACCACCGAATTGCTGCAAACGACTTACGGCAAGTTTGAAGCCACACAGGCGGTCGAGGCCGCCTACAGCGGCATTTGGGATAAAAAATGA
- a CDS encoding YbaY family lipoprotein: MNLRFAPLLALLCLPFAALAQSGERTAYTCDNDSRIEIAFSTAADGRPLAVLHFADEAITLPQVPAASGALYRNEIILLHLRDDTAVVEDSKGNRRRCSRGDLAPARPAASSAPAAVSSFIDIAGQVTYRQRSALPPNAVLIIRVQDGKRILAEQRIDLAGQQVPIGFQTSIDRDLLGKKSRVSVIARIEQAGRLLFANARPHPAPLTEQPLDIQLQPVTHARPR, encoded by the coding sequence ATGAACCTGCGCTTCGCCCCCCTGCTTGCCCTGCTCTGCCTGCCCTTTGCCGCCCTCGCCCAGAGCGGCGAACGCACTGCCTATACCTGCGACAACGACAGCCGCATCGAAATCGCATTTTCGACCGCCGCCGACGGTCGACCGCTCGCCGTGCTGCATTTTGCCGACGAGGCGATCACCCTGCCGCAGGTGCCGGCTGCTTCCGGCGCGCTCTACCGCAACGAGATCATCCTGCTGCACCTGCGCGACGACACGGCCGTCGTCGAAGACAGCAAGGGCAACCGCCGCCGCTGCAGCCGCGGCGACCTCGCCCCGGCCCGGCCGGCAGCAAGCAGCGCCCCGGCTGCCGTGAGCAGCTTCATCGACATCGCCGGCCAGGTCACTTACCGCCAGCGCAGCGCCCTGCCGCCCAACGCGGTGCTCATCATCCGCGTCCAGGACGGGAAGCGCATACTCGCCGAACAGCGCATCGACCTCGCCGGCCAGCAGGTGCCGATCGGCTTCCAGACCAGCATCGACCGCGACCTGCTCGGCAAGAAATCACGCGTCAGCGTCATTGCCCGCATCGAACAGGCCGGCCGCCTGCTCTTCGCCAATGCCCGCCCGCATCCGGCACCGCTCACCGAACAGCCGCTCGACATCCAGTTGCAGCCCGTCACCCATGCCCGGCCGCGCTGA
- the aat gene encoding leucyl/phenylalanyl-tRNA--protein transferase: MIPFLGPHDPFPPVAQAREDMGGLLAVGADLRPDRLLDAYRRGIFPWGTVEGEPIWYSPDPRMVLFPAEFRLHRSLQKTLRSGKFEVRFDHDFAGVMAGCASTPRPGQDGTWITEEMMEAYIRLHELGWAHSVETWAEGELVGGLYGLAIGRMFYGESMFAHRTDASKVAFAHLIRQLRRGEFGMIDCQMRTEHLASLGGREIPRADFLAGVSTLTAVATPRQSWSAVDAVFDW, translated from the coding sequence ATGATCCCCTTCCTCGGCCCGCACGACCCTTTTCCCCCGGTCGCCCAGGCCCGCGAAGACATGGGCGGCCTGCTCGCGGTCGGTGCCGATCTGCGCCCGGATCGTCTGCTCGACGCCTATCGCCGCGGCATCTTTCCGTGGGGCACGGTCGAAGGCGAACCGATCTGGTACAGCCCGGACCCGCGCATGGTGCTGTTTCCCGCCGAGTTCCGCCTGCACCGCTCGCTGCAGAAAACGCTGCGCAGCGGCAAGTTCGAGGTCCGCTTCGACCATGATTTCGCCGGCGTCATGGCGGGCTGCGCCAGTACGCCGCGCCCCGGTCAGGACGGCACCTGGATCACCGAAGAAATGATGGAGGCCTACATCAGGCTGCATGAACTCGGCTGGGCGCATTCGGTCGAAACTTGGGCAGAAGGCGAACTGGTCGGCGGTCTCTACGGTCTGGCGATCGGCCGCATGTTCTACGGCGAGTCGATGTTCGCGCACCGCACCGATGCTTCCAAGGTCGCCTTCGCCCACCTGATCCGCCAATTGCGAAGGGGAGAATTCGGCATGATCGACTGCCAGATGCGCACCGAGCACCTCGCCTCGCTCGGCGGGCGCGAGATTCCGCGCGCCGACTTCCTGGCCGGGGTCAGCACCCTGACTGCTGTTGCCACGCCGCGCCAGAGCTGGTCGGCGGTCGACGCCGTTTTTGACTGGTAA
- a CDS encoding ABC transporter permease, with translation MRTAHSSPLLLIGLVVALLAGLPVASVGLNLLLGGTSETWLHLVHTVLPDYILNSLWLCLGVGCGVGLVGVATAWLTAMHDFPGRRFFEWAMVLPLAMPAYVMAYVYTDFLQFVGPVQTALRESFGWAHGDYWFPDIRTLPGAVLMFVCVLYPYVYLLARTAFIERASGMLEAARTLGMGPWRAFFAVSLPLARPAIVAGIALALMETLADYGTVAYFAVNTFTTGIYRAWFSLGDRVAAAQLAAMLLGFVLFLLMAERTSRGRARYHNTTGRNRPLAGARLGGWPALFAILACSLPLLLGFVLPAVLLLKMALTEGDAQFGERFLILARNSFVLAGATALIGVLIALLLAYGARLSKSALAAGLNRLVGLGYAVPGAVIAVGVLIPVTRLDNWLAGQWTSWFGYNPGLLLTGGIAALIYAYLVRFLAVALHTVESSLAKITPSMDDAARSLGLGQGETLRRVHAPLLRGSLFTAGLLVFVDVMKELPATLVMRPFNFDTLATQAYTLASDERLAEASTASLAIVAVGLLPLIALSRQISASRRGASGSAAT, from the coding sequence ATGCGTACAGCCCATTCCTCCCCCCTGCTCCTGATCGGTCTCGTCGTTGCCTTGCTCGCCGGCTTGCCGGTGGCCAGCGTCGGCCTCAATCTTTTGCTCGGCGGTACGTCGGAGACCTGGCTGCATCTGGTGCATACGGTGCTGCCGGATTACATCCTCAATTCGCTGTGGCTGTGCCTCGGCGTTGGTTGTGGTGTCGGTCTGGTCGGCGTCGCGACGGCCTGGCTGACCGCGATGCACGATTTTCCCGGGCGGCGCTTCTTCGAATGGGCGATGGTCCTGCCGCTGGCCATGCCGGCGTATGTCATGGCCTATGTCTATACCGATTTCCTGCAGTTCGTCGGGCCGGTGCAGACCGCCTTGCGCGAGAGTTTCGGCTGGGCGCACGGCGACTACTGGTTCCCGGATATCCGGACGCTGCCGGGGGCGGTGCTGATGTTCGTCTGTGTGCTTTATCCCTACGTCTATCTGCTCGCCCGCACCGCCTTCATCGAACGCGCCAGCGGCATGCTGGAAGCCGCCCGCACACTGGGCATGGGGCCGTGGCGCGCCTTCTTTGCGGTGTCGCTGCCGCTCGCGCGGCCCGCCATCGTCGCCGGCATCGCGCTCGCGTTGATGGAAACCCTGGCCGATTACGGCACGGTGGCCTATTTTGCGGTCAACACCTTTACAACCGGCATTTACCGCGCCTGGTTCTCGCTCGGCGACCGCGTCGCCGCCGCCCAGTTGGCCGCGATGCTGCTCGGTTTCGTCCTCTTCCTGCTGATGGCCGAGCGCACCTCGCGCGGCCGTGCCCGCTATCACAACACCACCGGCCGCAACCGGCCGCTCGCCGGTGCCCGGCTCGGCGGCTGGCCGGCCCTGTTCGCCATTCTTGCCTGCAGCCTGCCGCTGCTGCTCGGCTTCGTGCTGCCGGCGGTTTTGCTGCTCAAAATGGCGTTGACCGAGGGCGATGCCCAGTTCGGCGAACGCTTTCTGATCCTGGCGCGCAACAGCTTCGTGCTGGCCGGCGCGACCGCCCTGATCGGCGTGCTGATCGCGCTGCTGCTCGCCTATGGTGCCCGCTTGTCGAAATCGGCATTGGCCGCCGGCCTCAATCGCCTGGTTGGCCTCGGCTATGCGGTGCCCGGCGCGGTCATCGCGGTCGGCGTGCTGATCCCGGTGACGCGCCTCGACAACTGGCTGGCCGGGCAGTGGACGAGCTGGTTCGGTTATAACCCCGGCCTGTTGCTGACCGGCGGCATCGCCGCCCTGATCTACGCCTACCTGGTGCGCTTTCTCGCGGTGGCGCTGCATACCGTCGAATCGAGCCTAGCCAAGATCACGCCAAGCATGGACGACGCGGCGCGCAGCCTCGGTCTCGGCCAGGGCGAGACGCTACGCCGCGTGCATGCGCCGCTGCTGCGCGGCAGCCTGTTTACGGCCGGCCTGCTGGTCTTTGTCGATGTGATGAAGGAGTTGCCGGCGACGCTGGTGATGCGCCCGTTCAATTTCGATACGCTGGCGACGCAGGCCTACACGCTGGCTTCCGACGAGCGCCTGGCAGAAGCCTCGACGGCGTCACTGGCCATCGTTGCGGTCGGTTTGCTGCCGCTGATCGCCTTGTCGCGCCAGATTTCCGCTTCGCGCCGGGGCGCTTCGGGCAGCGCTGCTACCTGA
- a CDS encoding CapA family protein, which produces MRLFQRLTAAAALFCAASLHAEPLTLIFAGDIMLDDGPGRLIAAGGDPLAPFADILKTADYRIANLECPVGESGEPYANKIYSFRAKPEALRVLAGRFDAVALANNHSGDYGRDAFRETLNHLDQAGIARFGGGLNLTEAHQPLWINKNDLKIAVLAYNEFKPRSFEAGPDWPGVAWSEDDQVIADIRAAQAAGADLVIPFMHWGWEREGKPVERQRQLARKMIDAGAALVVGGHPHVTQGAESYQGRPIIYSLGNFVFDGFDYPEAQRGWLLRVKLDRSGVIFWETLAAQMDDVGTPHPLTGAFTPCGRGHDDTIQECQNP; this is translated from the coding sequence ATGAGGCTTTTTCAACGGTTGACCGCTGCGGCCGCCCTGTTTTGCGCCGCCAGCCTGCATGCCGAACCGCTCACCCTGATCTTCGCCGGCGACATCATGCTCGACGACGGCCCCGGCCGCCTGATCGCCGCCGGCGGCGACCCGCTCGCCCCCTTTGCCGACATCCTCAAGACCGCCGACTACCGCATAGCCAATCTCGAATGCCCGGTCGGCGAAAGCGGCGAGCCCTACGCCAACAAGATCTACAGCTTCCGCGCCAAACCGGAGGCGCTGCGCGTGCTGGCCGGGCGCTTCGACGCCGTGGCGCTCGCCAACAACCACTCCGGCGACTACGGCCGCGACGCCTTCCGCGAAACCCTGAACCACCTCGACCAGGCCGGCATCGCCCGCTTCGGCGGCGGCCTCAATCTGACCGAAGCGCACCAGCCGCTGTGGATCAACAAGAACGACCTGAAAATCGCCGTCCTCGCCTACAACGAATTCAAGCCGCGCAGCTTCGAAGCCGGCCCCGACTGGCCCGGCGTCGCCTGGAGCGAGGACGACCAGGTGATCGCCGACATCCGCGCCGCGCAGGCGGCCGGTGCCGACCTCGTCATCCCCTTCATGCACTGGGGCTGGGAACGCGAAGGCAAGCCGGTCGAACGCCAACGCCAACTGGCGCGCAAGATGATCGACGCCGGCGCCGCACTCGTCGTCGGCGGCCACCCACACGTCACGCAAGGCGCCGAAAGCTACCAGGGCCGGCCGATCATCTACAGCCTGGGCAATTTCGTCTTCGACGGCTTCGACTACCCGGAGGCGCAGCGCGGCTGGCTGCTGCGCGTCAAACTCGACCGCTCCGGCGTCATTTTCTGGGAAACCCTGGCCGCGCAAATGGACGACGTCGGCACGCCGCACCCGCTGACCGGCGCCTTCACCCCCTGCGGCCGCGGCCACGACGACACCATCCAGGAATGCCAGAATCCGTAA
- a CDS encoding ankyrin repeat domain-containing protein, with the protein MTTSELVAAIRSGSLSAVINALDAGANIEESDIHGHSGLPLRTACFAGKPEIVAELIRRGADINARGGDGPSQPLRLAVRTRQRAIITLLLEHGARIPDGLEISHEFLASGKTQELPALEMPVAEKPAVQAAKPPAPPKPDLPPLEMTPMEKPEPPAIAEAAPTTYELPPLELTSSATSSPASISAPAEPELAAPDLQLENPELPPLEMSPPARTPAPIDPADFDIIENIDIGRSYGTDTNLLTMDMLRYNEEQEQAAAAAAAPAAQPEAGKSSFWKSGRNIR; encoded by the coding sequence TTGACTACGAGTGAACTGGTTGCCGCCATCCGCAGCGGCAGCCTGAGTGCCGTCATCAATGCACTGGATGCCGGCGCCAATATCGAGGAAAGCGACATTCACGGCCACTCCGGGCTGCCCTTGCGCACCGCCTGCTTTGCCGGCAAGCCGGAAATTGTCGCCGAACTGATCCGACGCGGCGCCGATATCAATGCCCGCGGCGGCGACGGTCCCAGCCAGCCCCTGCGACTGGCCGTGCGCACCCGGCAGCGGGCGATCATCACATTGCTGCTCGAGCACGGTGCACGCATCCCGGACGGCCTGGAGATCAGCCACGAATTTCTTGCCAGCGGCAAAACACAGGAATTGCCAGCACTGGAAATGCCGGTTGCGGAAAAACCGGCAGTGCAGGCCGCCAAGCCGCCCGCCCCGCCCAAACCCGATTTGCCGCCGCTCGAAATGACGCCGATGGAGAAGCCGGAACCGCCAGCCATCGCGGAAGCAGCACCCACGACCTACGAGTTGCCGCCCCTCGAGCTGACCAGTTCCGCGACTTCATCCCCGGCCAGCATCTCCGCACCGGCAGAGCCCGAACTGGCCGCCCCCGATCTGCAACTGGAAAATCCGGAACTGCCGCCGCTGGAGATGAGCCCCCCGGCAAGAACCCCGGCACCGATCGACCCGGCCGACTTCGACATCATCGAAAACATCGACATCGGACGCAGCTATGGTACCGACACCAATCTGCTGACCATGGATATGCTGCGTTACAACGAAGAGCAGGAACAGGCTGCCGCGGCAGCTGCGGCCCCTGCCGCCCAACCGGAAGCCGGCAAGAGCAGCTTCTGGAAAAGCGGCCGCAATATCAGGTAG
- a CDS encoding ABC transporter ATP-binding protein, whose product MAQLELNGVVQRYGRQTVVDGVDFRLEAGQIACLLGPSGCGKTTLLRCIAGFEEIAGGEIRLHGEVVSRAGQRLAPEKRRIGMVFQDYALFPHLSIAQNVAFGLGRKPSEDVQLRVRQLLATVGLSGQGDKYPHELSGGQQQRVALARALAPRPELILLDEPFSNLDVGLRERLSVEVREILKREGSTAVMVTHDQHEAFAIADEIGIMSEGRIQQWDVPYNLYHRPANRFVADFIGQGVLLAGTVGDNNSVHMELGSLVSDTPVECNESCSACDRGCRVDILLRPDDIVHDDASPVQAEVLHKAFRGADILYTLRLASGSEVLSLVPSHHNHALGEKIGIRLDADHVIAFKKHEECSDPACEIRLEQQVRPLTRQDPAPRNAA is encoded by the coding sequence ATGGCTCAACTTGAACTAAATGGCGTCGTGCAACGCTACGGTCGGCAGACCGTCGTCGATGGTGTGGACTTTCGCCTCGAGGCCGGCCAGATCGCCTGCCTGCTAGGACCTTCCGGCTGCGGCAAGACCACCTTGCTGCGCTGCATCGCCGGTTTCGAGGAAATCGCCGGCGGCGAGATCCGCCTGCATGGCGAGGTGGTCAGCCGGGCCGGCCAGCGCCTGGCGCCGGAAAAGCGCAGGATCGGCATGGTCTTCCAGGATTACGCGCTGTTTCCCCACCTCAGCATCGCCCAGAACGTCGCCTTCGGGCTCGGGCGCAAGCCCTCCGAAGACGTGCAACTGCGCGTTCGCCAGTTGCTCGCCACGGTCGGCCTGTCCGGCCAGGGCGACAAGTACCCGCACGAACTCTCCGGCGGCCAGCAGCAGCGCGTCGCCCTGGCCCGCGCCCTGGCGCCGCGGCCCGAACTGATCCTGCTCGACGAGCCCTTCTCCAACCTCGACGTCGGCCTGCGCGAGCGGCTTTCGGTCGAAGTCCGCGAAATCCTCAAACGCGAGGGGTCGACCGCCGTGATGGTGACCCACGACCAGCACGAGGCCTTCGCCATCGCCGACGAGATCGGCATCATGTCGGAAGGCCGCATCCAGCAATGGGACGTGCCCTACAACCTCTACCACCGGCCGGCCAACCGCTTCGTCGCCGATTTCATCGGCCAGGGTGTCCTGCTCGCCGGCACGGTCGGCGATAACAACAGCGTGCACATGGAACTGGGCAGCCTGGTGTCCGACACGCCGGTCGAATGCAACGAATCCTGTTCGGCCTGCGATCGCGGCTGCCGCGTCGATATCCTGCTACGCCCGGACGACATCGTTCACGACGATGCCAGCCCGGTACAGGCCGAAGTCCTGCACAAGGCCTTTCGCGGCGCCGACATTCTCTACACGCTGCGCCTGGCGAGCGGCAGCGAGGTGCTGTCGCTGGTTCCCTCGCACCATAACCACGCGCTCGGCGAAAAGATCGGCATCCGGCTCGACGCCGACCACGTGATCGCCTTCAAGAAGCACGAGGAATGTAGCGATCCGGCCTGCGAGATCCGTCTCGAACAACAGGTACGCCCGCTCACCCGGCAGGACCCGGCGCCGCGCAACGCCGCTTGA
- a CDS encoding Fe(3+) ABC transporter substrate-binding protein, whose translation MKLPLSFAALALLASTTQAAELNLYSARHYQTDEALYSNFTKQTGIKINRIEGKEDELLERIRNEGSNSPADIFLTVDAARLAKAHELGLFAPVSSKILESRIPAHLRTEDWFSFSTRARVIVYNKATVKAEDIQNYDDLADPKLKGKFCSRSGSHPYNLSLMASVIANQGEAKAEEWAKGMVANFARAPKGGDTDQIKAVSAGECGVAVSNTYYVARLLRSTKPEDVKTMEKIGIVWPNQKTSGTHINVSGGGMLKTAPNKAAAVRFLEYLASDEAQAYFADGNNEWPAVNNVKIANSALDSLGKFKADKLPIKNLAMYQAKAQIIYDRAGFR comes from the coding sequence ATGAAGTTGCCCCTATCCTTCGCCGCCCTGGCCTTGCTTGCCAGCACCACCCAGGCCGCCGAACTGAACCTGTACTCGGCCCGCCATTACCAGACCGACGAAGCGCTCTACAGCAACTTCACCAAGCAGACCGGCATCAAGATCAACCGCATCGAAGGCAAGGAAGACGAGTTGCTGGAACGCATCCGCAACGAAGGCAGCAACAGCCCGGCCGACATCTTCCTCACCGTCGATGCCGCCCGCCTGGCCAAGGCGCACGAACTCGGCCTGTTTGCGCCGGTCAGCTCGAAAATACTGGAGTCGCGCATTCCGGCCCACCTGCGTACCGAAGACTGGTTCTCCTTCTCGACCCGGGCGCGCGTCATCGTGTACAACAAGGCCACGGTCAAGGCTGAAGATATCCAGAATTACGACGACCTTGCCGATCCGAAGCTGAAGGGCAAGTTCTGCTCGCGCTCCGGCTCCCACCCCTACAACCTGTCGCTGATGGCTTCGGTGATTGCCAACCAGGGCGAAGCCAAGGCCGAGGAATGGGCCAAAGGCATGGTGGCAAACTTTGCCCGCGCCCCCAAGGGCGGCGATACCGACCAGATCAAGGCGGTTTCGGCCGGCGAATGCGGCGTGGCCGTCTCCAACACCTACTACGTCGCCCGCCTGTTGCGCTCAACCAAGCCGGAAGACGTCAAGACCATGGAAAAGATCGGCATCGTCTGGCCGAACCAGAAAACCAGCGGCACCCACATCAACGTTTCCGGTGGCGGCATGCTGAAGACCGCCCCCAACAAGGCGGCAGCCGTACGCTTTCTCGAATATCTGGCCTCCGATGAGGCGCAGGCCTATTTCGCCGATGGCAATAACGAGTGGCCAGCGGTCAACAACGTAAAAATCGCCAATTCCGCCCTCGACTCGCTCGGCAAGTTCAAGGCTGACAAGTTGCCGATCAAGAATCTGGCGATGTACCAGGCCAAGGCACAGATCATCTACGATCGGGCCGGCTTCCGCTGA
- a CDS encoding arginyltransferase → MAQPDDAELPFSLLQFYATSPYPCSYLEDREARSQVATPAHLIDSEIYSTLVRKGFRRSGIFTYRPHCDGCKACIPVRLPVAELQPNRSQRRALKKHAGLVARELPLIAIDEHYALYQRYQQTRHAGGGMDDDSHDQYAQFLLQSRVDTRLIEFTENGVVRMVSLIDVLDDGLSSVYTFFDPDLPGASFGTYNILWQAAQCITLGLPYLYLGYWIAESRKMAYKSGFSPIEGLIDGQWQTFTPDQTAP, encoded by the coding sequence ATGGCCCAGCCCGACGACGCCGAACTGCCCTTCTCGCTGCTCCAGTTCTACGCCACCTCGCCCTACCCGTGCAGCTATCTCGAGGACCGCGAGGCGCGTTCGCAGGTCGCGACGCCGGCCCACCTGATCGACAGCGAGATCTACAGCACGCTGGTCCGCAAGGGTTTCCGGCGCAGCGGCATCTTCACCTACCGGCCGCATTGCGACGGCTGCAAGGCGTGCATTCCGGTCCGCCTGCCGGTGGCCGAGCTGCAACCCAACCGCAGCCAGCGCCGCGCCCTCAAGAAGCACGCCGGCCTGGTCGCGCGCGAATTGCCGCTGATCGCTATCGACGAGCATTACGCGCTCTACCAGCGCTACCAGCAGACCCGCCATGCCGGCGGCGGCATGGACGACGACAGCCACGACCAGTACGCCCAGTTCCTGCTGCAAAGCCGCGTCGACACGCGCCTGATCGAATTCACCGAAAACGGCGTCGTCCGCATGGTCAGCCTGATCGACGTGCTCGACGACGGCCTCTCTTCGGTCTACACCTTTTTTGACCCGGATTTGCCAGGCGCCAGTTTCGGCACCTACAACATTCTGTGGCAGGCGGCGCAATGCATCACCCTCGGCCTACCCTACCTCTATCTCGGCTACTGGATTGCCGAAAGTCGCAAAATGGCCTACAAATCCGGCTTCTCGCCCATTGAAGGCCTGATCGACGGCCAGTGGCAAACCTTCACCCCCGACCAGACTGCCCCATGA